One window of Mesorhizobium sp. PAMC28654 genomic DNA carries:
- a CDS encoding YqgE/AlgH family protein, with translation MDLLRNKKTAASRGFLDDQFLIAMPGMKDDRFTRSVIYVCAHSDEGAMGLIINQTQQMLFPDLLVQLGIMNEQEAIRLPAQARDFVVRNGGPVDRSRGFVLHSGDYRVESSLTVSDDICLTATVDILRAISSGRGPRRALMALGYSGWGAGQLESEIAENGWLTCPASPELLFDADIERKYDRILASIGIDLAHLSLAAGHA, from the coding sequence ATGGACTTGCTGCGCAACAAGAAGACGGCTGCCTCGCGCGGCTTTCTCGACGATCAGTTCCTGATTGCCATGCCTGGCATGAAGGATGATCGGTTCACGCGCTCCGTCATCTACGTTTGTGCGCACAGCGATGAAGGCGCCATGGGCCTGATCATCAACCAGACGCAGCAGATGCTGTTTCCCGACCTGCTTGTGCAACTCGGCATCATGAACGAGCAGGAAGCGATCCGCCTTCCAGCGCAGGCGCGCGATTTCGTGGTGCGCAATGGTGGGCCGGTGGACCGCAGCCGTGGTTTCGTCCTGCATTCGGGCGACTACAGGGTGGAATCGTCGCTCACCGTTTCCGACGACATCTGCCTGACCGCGACCGTCGATATCTTGCGGGCCATATCGTCGGGCAGGGGCCCGAGGCGTGCGTTGATGGCGCTCGGCTATTCAGGCTGGGGCGCCGGCCAGCTGGAAAGCGAGATCGCCGAGAATGGCTGGCTAACCTGCCCGGCCAGTCCCGAGCTCCTTTTCGACGCCGACATCGAACGCAAATACGACCGCATCCTCGCCTCGATCGGTATTGATCTCGCGCATCTCAGCCTGGCGGCCGGTCACGCATAG
- a CDS encoding homoserine kinase: MAVYTDVTEGELGVFLKNYPVGDLLSYKGIAEGTENSNFLLHTSSGSYILTLYEKRVEKADLPFFLGLMGHLARKGISCPLPVTAHDGQVIGTLAGRPAVIITFLEGLSLRRPTSAHCAEVGKALAELHLAGGDFSMRRPNALAIDGWRKLWDASRDRADEVEPGLAAEVDADFVDFGRNWPRDLPTGIIHADLFPDNVFFLGEKLSGLIDFYFACDDLYAYDVATCLNAWCFEKDFSFNLTKGTALLDGYQSVRPLSEAEKAALPMLARGSALRFMLTRLYDWLTVPDGGLVMKRDPTEYIRRMRFHRAIKSPSEYGLT, translated from the coding sequence ATGGCTGTCTATACCGATGTCACGGAAGGCGAGCTTGGCGTATTCCTGAAGAATTATCCGGTCGGCGATCTCCTGTCCTACAAGGGCATCGCCGAAGGCACCGAGAATTCGAATTTCCTGCTACACACCTCTAGTGGGTCCTACATCCTGACGCTCTATGAAAAGCGCGTAGAGAAGGCGGATCTGCCCTTCTTCCTGGGCCTGATGGGCCATCTTGCCCGGAAGGGGATTTCGTGCCCGCTTCCGGTGACGGCACATGACGGCCAGGTGATCGGGACACTTGCCGGCCGCCCGGCGGTCATCATCACCTTCCTCGAGGGGCTATCGCTGCGGCGCCCGACATCGGCGCATTGCGCGGAGGTTGGCAAGGCTTTGGCCGAACTGCATCTGGCTGGTGGGGACTTTTCGATGCGTCGCCCGAATGCGCTTGCCATCGACGGCTGGCGCAAGCTGTGGGACGCGTCCCGCGATCGCGCCGACGAGGTCGAGCCTGGACTGGCGGCAGAGGTCGATGCCGATTTCGTCGATTTCGGACGGAACTGGCCGAGAGATCTGCCCACCGGCATCATCCACGCCGATCTCTTTCCGGACAATGTTTTCTTCCTGGGTGAAAAGCTCTCCGGCCTGATCGATTTCTATTTCGCCTGCGATGACCTCTACGCCTACGATGTCGCCACGTGTCTCAACGCCTGGTGCTTCGAGAAGGATTTTTCCTTCAATTTGACCAAGGGCACGGCACTTCTTGACGGCTACCAGAGCGTCCGCCCCCTGAGCGAGGCGGAGAAGGCGGCGCTGCCGATGCTGGCGCGTGGCTCCGCGCTGCGCTTCATGCTGACCCGGCTCTATGACTGGCTGACGGTTCCCGATGGCGGTCTGGTCATGAAACGCGATCCGACCGAATACATCCGCAGGATGCGCTTCCACCGGGCCATCAAATCTCCATCCGAGTATGGACTGACATGA
- a CDS encoding DUF2938 domain-containing protein: protein MLDVLLRAVAIGIGATVLMDLWAILLNKVFGQAKPNWAPVGRWVWHLRDKVFHDDIGQAVPYRHELALGWAFHYLVGIVYGIVLVAVAGAGWLAAPTFLPAFILGIVTVGAGWFLLAPGMGAGWAASKRPNPMQIRALNLVSHTVFALGLYGTALLIR from the coding sequence ATGCTTGATGTCCTCTTGCGCGCCGTGGCGATCGGTATCGGCGCTACGGTGCTCATGGACCTCTGGGCGATCTTGCTCAACAAGGTGTTCGGACAGGCCAAGCCTAATTGGGCACCGGTAGGCCGCTGGGTCTGGCATCTGCGTGACAAGGTCTTTCACGACGACATCGGCCAGGCTGTGCCTTATCGGCATGAGCTGGCCTTGGGCTGGGCCTTCCATTATCTCGTCGGCATCGTCTACGGCATCGTTTTGGTCGCGGTGGCCGGAGCGGGCTGGCTGGCCGCGCCGACATTCCTGCCGGCTTTCATCCTCGGCATCGTCACCGTCGGCGCCGGCTGGTTCCTGCTGGCTCCCGGCATGGGCGCTGGCTGGGCTGCCTCAAAGCGTCCGAACCCGATGCAAATCCGGGCTCTCAACCTGGTTTCGCACACGGTCTTCGCGCTTGGGCTTTACGGAACCGCCTTGCTGATCCGCTGA
- the thrC gene encoding threonine synthase: MQYVSTRGEAPVLGFSDAVLAGLARDGGLYVPREWPRFSVSEIRAMRGLAYPDLAIRLLSPFLGGEIAQPVFERLVREAYATFRHEAVCPLVQTGTNTFVLELFHGPTLAFKDVAMQLLARLMDHVLAERGQRATIVGATSGDTGGAAIDAFAGRDRTDIFILFPHGRVSPVQQRQMTTSTAENVHALAVEGNFDDCQGLVKDMFNDHGFRDGVSLSGVNSINWARIMAQIVYYFSSALSLGAPDRPVSFTVPTGNFGDIFAGYAAKKMGLPIERLIIATNDNDILARTLSTGEYRTKGVFPTTSPSMDIQVSSNFERLLFEASGREASTVRRYMNGLKQSGAFTIETAEIDRIRAEFDAARATTDEVAATIRSTLARSNYLLDPHTAAAVHVAAGKADGAVPMVVLGTAHPAKFPAAVEAASGVSPALPAWLGGLMTAEEKYTVLPSDLKMVEDYISRRTRAAR, from the coding sequence ATGCAATATGTGAGTACTCGCGGGGAAGCACCCGTGCTTGGATTTTCCGATGCGGTGCTGGCGGGCCTGGCGCGCGACGGTGGCCTTTATGTGCCGCGCGAGTGGCCGCGGTTTTCCGTTTCCGAAATCCGGGCCATGCGCGGCCTTGCCTATCCCGACCTCGCCATCCGCTTACTCTCGCCATTTCTGGGCGGCGAGATAGCGCAGCCGGTTTTCGAGCGCCTGGTGCGCGAAGCCTACGCGACCTTCCGCCACGAAGCAGTCTGTCCGTTGGTGCAAACCGGAACGAACACCTTCGTTCTGGAACTCTTCCACGGTCCGACGCTGGCCTTCAAGGACGTTGCGATGCAGCTTCTCGCGCGCCTGATGGACCATGTGCTGGCGGAACGCGGCCAGCGCGCCACCATTGTCGGCGCCACGTCGGGCGACACCGGTGGTGCTGCAATCGACGCGTTTGCCGGGCGCGACCGCACTGACATCTTCATTCTTTTCCCGCATGGCCGCGTCTCGCCGGTGCAACAGCGGCAGATGACGACATCGACGGCCGAAAACGTCCACGCACTGGCTGTCGAGGGCAATTTCGACGATTGCCAGGGTCTCGTGAAGGACATGTTCAACGATCACGGCTTTCGCGATGGGGTGTCACTGTCGGGGGTCAATTCGATCAACTGGGCCCGCATCATGGCCCAGATCGTCTATTATTTCTCATCGGCGCTGTCGCTCGGCGCGCCCGACCGGCCAGTATCGTTCACGGTTCCCACCGGCAATTTCGGTGATATCTTCGCCGGCTACGCAGCCAAGAAGATGGGCCTGCCGATCGAGCGCCTGATCATCGCGACCAACGACAACGACATTCTGGCGCGCACGCTCTCGACCGGCGAATACCGCACGAAAGGCGTCTTTCCGACCACATCACCATCGATGGACATCCAGGTCTCGTCGAATTTCGAGCGATTGCTGTTCGAAGCCTCCGGTCGTGAAGCCTCGACCGTGCGCCGTTACATGAACGGCCTCAAGCAGTCCGGCGCTTTTACCATCGAAACGGCGGAAATCGACAGGATCCGCGCCGAGTTCGACGCCGCCCGCGCGACCACAGACGAAGTGGCGGCGACAATCCGCTCGACGCTGGCCCGCAGCAACTACCTGCTCGACCCGCACACGGCCGCGGCGGTGCATGTGGCGGCGGGCAAGGCCGACGGCGCCGTGCCAATGGTGGTGCTGGGCACCGCCCATCCGGCGAAGTTCCCGGCGGCGGTCGAGGCCGCTAGCGGCGTCTCGCCCGCACTGCCCGCATGGCTAGGTGGATTGATGACGGCCGAGGAAAAATACACGGTACTTCCATCTGACCTGAAAATGGTGGAAGATTATATCAGCCGCCGCACGCGAGCGGCGCGTTAG
- a CDS encoding M16 family metallopeptidase, with product MGVEVSRLSNGLTVATETLPSIESVALGAWVKSGARNERDDEHGMAHLLEHMAFKGTKRRTAFEIASEIEDVGGEINAATSVETTSYYARVLSDDVPLAVDILADILQESEFDPQELEREQHVILQEIGAAHDTPDDIVFDRFTETAFRHQTIGRSILGTPETVKSFTSKQLHDFIERQYGAERMVIVAAGDIKHDNFVREVEKQLGGFRTKADSTIPQYAQYVGGDFREDRDLMDAQIVLGFEGRAYHVRDFYASQVLSMILGGGMSSRLFQEVREKRGLCYSVYAFHWGFSDTGIFGVHAATGQSDIAELVPVIIDELQKAGESILQQELDRARAQYRAGLIMSAESPASRASQIARQMLLFGRPIAKEELMERLSALTIERLTDLSARLFSTKPTLTAVGPVGTLAPYEAILDSLPGTHATARKLAV from the coding sequence ATGGGTGTTGAGGTAAGCCGTCTGTCGAACGGCCTGACAGTCGCCACCGAAACCCTTCCAAGCATCGAATCCGTTGCACTTGGTGCCTGGGTCAAGTCAGGCGCCCGCAATGAACGTGATGACGAGCATGGAATGGCCCACCTGCTTGAACACATGGCGTTCAAGGGAACCAAACGGCGAACCGCCTTCGAGATCGCCTCGGAGATCGAGGATGTTGGCGGCGAGATCAATGCGGCCACCAGCGTCGAGACCACATCCTACTATGCCAGGGTGCTCAGCGATGATGTGCCACTGGCGGTGGATATACTCGCCGACATCCTGCAGGAATCCGAGTTCGATCCGCAGGAGCTCGAACGCGAGCAGCATGTGATTCTCCAGGAAATCGGTGCCGCGCATGACACGCCCGACGACATCGTCTTCGATCGCTTCACCGAAACGGCGTTCCGTCACCAGACCATCGGCCGCTCGATTCTCGGCACGCCGGAAACCGTCAAGTCCTTCACCTCGAAGCAGCTGCACGATTTCATCGAGCGCCAATATGGCGCCGAGCGCATGGTGATCGTCGCCGCCGGCGACATCAAGCACGACAATTTCGTACGCGAGGTCGAGAAGCAACTCGGCGGCTTCCGCACCAAGGCCGACAGCACGATCCCGCAATACGCGCAGTATGTCGGTGGCGATTTCCGCGAGGACCGCGACCTGATGGATGCTCAGATCGTGCTCGGTTTCGAGGGCCGCGCCTACCATGTGCGCGATTTCTATGCCTCGCAGGTCCTGTCCATGATCCTTGGCGGCGGCATGTCGTCCCGTCTTTTCCAGGAAGTCCGCGAAAAACGCGGGCTGTGTTACTCCGTCTATGCTTTCCACTGGGGCTTTTCCGACACCGGCATCTTTGGCGTCCATGCCGCGACCGGGCAGAGCGACATCGCCGAGCTCGTGCCGGTGATCATCGACGAATTGCAGAAGGCCGGCGAAAGCATTCTCCAGCAGGAACTCGACCGGGCCCGCGCGCAATATCGCGCCGGGCTGATAATGTCCGCTGAAAGCCCGGCGAGCCGCGCGTCGCAGATCGCCCGCCAGATGCTCCTGTTCGGCCGACCGATCGCCAAGGAAGAGCTGATGGAGCGGCTTTCGGCACTCACAATCGAGCGGCTGACAGACCTGTCGGCGCGGCTGTTCTCAACCAAGCCGACACTCACCGCCGTCGGTCCTGTGGGCACGCTCGCGCCCTATGAAGCCATCCTCGATTCGCTTCCGGGCACGCACGCGACGGCCCGCAAGCTCGCAGTCTAG
- a CDS encoding GNAT family N-acetyltransferase — translation MFALPFFRRDLPALKGDRVTLRVPFTNDYKEWSALRGESRAFLEPWEPRWTPDELDRAAWRHRISRYREDYAQGTAIAFFIFERGSGKLAGGITLGNIRHGVSQSGHVGYWIGERFGGRGLMTDAVKVVSRFAFDTLRLHRIEAACIPDNARSIRVLEKAGFRREGLLRSYLRINGIWQDHYLYARIADDPPGAGTKG, via the coding sequence GTGTTCGCGCTCCCTTTCTTTCGCCGTGACCTGCCGGCACTGAAAGGCGACCGCGTCACGCTGCGCGTCCCGTTCACCAACGACTACAAGGAATGGTCGGCGCTGCGCGGCGAAAGCCGCGCCTTCCTTGAGCCGTGGGAGCCACGATGGACCCCGGACGAGCTCGACCGCGCGGCCTGGCGGCATCGCATCAGCCGCTACCGCGAAGACTATGCCCAGGGAACAGCGATAGCCTTCTTCATTTTCGAGCGGGGCAGCGGCAAGCTCGCGGGTGGCATCACGCTCGGCAACATACGCCACGGCGTCTCGCAAAGCGGCCATGTCGGCTACTGGATCGGCGAACGCTTTGGCGGCCGCGGCCTGATGACCGACGCGGTCAAGGTCGTCTCGCGATTCGCCTTCGATACGCTGAGGTTGCACCGGATCGAAGCTGCCTGTATTCCCGACAACGCCCGGTCGATCCGCGTGCTTGAAAAAGCCGGATTCCGGCGCGAAGGACTTCTGCGATCCTATCTCAGGATCAACGGCATCTGGCAGGATCACTACCTCTACGCCCGGATCGCCGATGATCCGCCGGGCGCTGGAACGAAGGGCTGA
- the rnhA gene encoding ribonuclease HI — protein MNKRVEIFTDGACSGNPGPGGWGTILRFNGKTKELSGGEADTTNNRMELLAAISALNALKEPCAVDLHTDSKYVMDGISKWIHGWKKNGWKTADKKPVKNGELWQALDEANGRHQVTWNWVKGHAGHPENERADELAREGMAPFKKKSPGSAPSATPLKDATQVRKPTAKPVRRSTQSY, from the coding sequence ATGAACAAGCGCGTTGAAATCTTCACGGACGGTGCCTGTTCGGGCAATCCCGGCCCTGGTGGCTGGGGCACGATCCTGCGCTTCAACGGCAAGACCAAGGAGCTTTCCGGCGGCGAGGCGGACACGACCAACAACCGGATGGAACTACTCGCCGCCATATCGGCGCTGAATGCGCTGAAGGAGCCTTGCGCGGTCGACCTTCACACCGACAGCAAATATGTCATGGATGGTATTTCCAAGTGGATCCACGGCTGGAAGAAAAACGGCTGGAAGACCGCGGACAAGAAGCCGGTCAAGAATGGTGAACTCTGGCAGGCGCTGGACGAGGCCAACGGGCGCCATCAGGTAACCTGGAACTGGGTCAAGGGCCATGCCGGCCATCCCGAGAACGAACGTGCCGACGAACTCGCTCGGGAGGGCATGGCTCCGTTCAAGAAGAAGTCGCCGGGTTCCGCACCTTCAGCCACGCCGCTGAAGGACGCGACACAAGTCAGGAAGCCGACAGCCAAGCCGGTACGCCGCTCGACCCAAAGCTACTGA
- a CDS encoding peroxiredoxin produces the protein MTISVGDKLPEATFKTMTADGAKAITTAEIFPGKKVVLFAVPGAFTPTCSNNHLPGYLENHDAILARGVDTIAVVAVNDVHVMGAWARFTGGEGKILFLADGNGDFARALGLDMDLSAGGLGLRSKRFSMIVDNGNVTTLNIEGSPGQAVESGAAKILEQL, from the coding sequence ATGACCATTTCCGTTGGCGACAAACTGCCTGAGGCGACCTTCAAGACGATGACCGCCGACGGTGCGAAGGCCATCACGACGGCAGAGATCTTTCCGGGAAAGAAGGTCGTGCTGTTTGCCGTTCCCGGCGCCTTCACGCCCACCTGCAGCAACAACCATCTGCCCGGCTATCTGGAGAACCATGACGCCATCCTGGCGCGCGGCGTCGACACCATCGCCGTCGTCGCGGTCAACGACGTTCATGTCATGGGCGCCTGGGCACGCTTCACCGGCGGCGAAGGCAAGATTCTGTTCCTCGCCGACGGTAATGGCGACTTCGCCAGGGCGCTCGGCCTCGACATGGACCTGTCGGCCGGCGGCCTCGGTCTGCGTTCGAAGCGGTTTTCGATGATCGTCGACAACGGCAACGTCACCACGCTGAACATCGAGGGCAGCCCTGGCCAGGCGGTCGAATCGGGCGCCGCGAAAATCCTCGAACAGCTCTAG
- a CDS encoding protein-disulfide reductase DsbD domain-containing protein, which produces MQKSLKILLLSTVLGAVSGLPAIASSSTWYISEGGKVRLVTTGKPDEAGRIQGILDISLKPGWKTYWRDPGDAGVPPQIDISASTNIAEAQLSFPAPQRHDDGYGKWAGYDYPVSLPVTFRLSAPKDAAVIDADIFLGICETICIPVQTRLTVDPAADPDNADDAALIKAAVTALPTPARPDFGINVLPGDHETLIVEASFPGSPEAADFFIAGEQDYMFGAPARSEKDGKLIFTVPILDRPSTTPAGGGLHYTLTSAAGAVEGLLPFP; this is translated from the coding sequence ATGCAAAAAAGCCTGAAGATCCTGCTGCTCAGCACCGTCCTTGGGGCAGTGAGCGGCCTGCCCGCGATCGCTTCCTCATCGACCTGGTACATTAGCGAGGGCGGCAAGGTCCGTCTTGTCACGACCGGCAAACCGGACGAGGCCGGTCGGATCCAGGGTATCCTCGACATTTCGCTCAAGCCCGGATGGAAGACCTACTGGCGCGACCCGGGCGATGCCGGAGTGCCACCGCAGATCGACATCTCCGCCAGCACCAACATTGCCGAGGCCCAGCTTTCGTTTCCCGCCCCCCAGCGCCACGATGACGGCTATGGCAAATGGGCAGGCTACGATTATCCGGTGTCCCTGCCGGTGACGTTCAGGCTGTCGGCGCCAAAGGATGCCGCGGTCATCGATGCCGATATCTTTCTCGGCATCTGCGAAACGATCTGCATTCCCGTGCAGACAAGGTTGACCGTCGATCCCGCCGCAGATCCGGACAATGCCGACGACGCTGCCTTGATAAAGGCGGCCGTCACTGCACTTCCCACTCCGGCGAGGCCCGATTTCGGCATCAATGTGCTGCCGGGTGACCACGAAACACTGATTGTCGAGGCAAGTTTTCCGGGCAGTCCGGAAGCAGCCGATTTCTTCATCGCCGGTGAGCAGGACTACATGTTCGGCGCTCCGGCCCGTAGCGAGAAAGACGGCAAGCTGATTTTCACGGTACCGATCCTCGATAGGCCGTCGACGACGCCCGCGGGTGGCGGACTTCACTATACGCTGACAAGCGCTGCCGGTGCGGTAGAAGGGTTACTGCCCTTTCCCTGA
- a CDS encoding EAL domain-containing protein: MTNFLRNGPLFALILAAIVTLCAASSAFAVEPIKIARDDVALDLSGAVEIYRNQGDNFQVSTAPGPDGIVRRIEVEAKDARSTGDWAVFALANTTDQQLDRLIVAPHFRLVNSGIFWPDLGSTRLAAITPSEGFALDRQTSPDADVFRVTLNPGTVITFIAELASPKLPQVYLWDPESYKDSVNSYTLFRGIVIGIAGLLALFLTILFVVKGTSMFPATAALSWAVLAYICVDFGFLNKIIEISPGNEQMWRAGTEVALAATFVVFLFTYLNLNRWHGHFSYGALVWILGLVLIAGVAIVDPAVAAGIARLSFAATALTGLGLIIFLGVRGYDRAIMLVPSWVMVLLWLCGSWMAITGMLDNDIAQPALGGGLILIILLIGFTVMQHAFAGGALHQGLFSDLERQALAVAGSGDTVWDWDVLRDRVVTKPDVSIQLGLAPNSLGGAARNWLPVLHADDRDTFRTTLDVVLEHRRGRVSQNFRLRGADGHYHWFSLRARPVIGSDGEVIRCVGTMIDVTEQKKSEERLLHDAVHDNLTGLPNRELYMNRLEAIISIARTEEKVRPTVFVIDIDRFKQVNDGLGISAGDTILLTIARRLHRLLKPKDSLSRFAGDQFALMLLSEQDPARIAGIADAIKHAINNPITFAKREIVLTASIGLITWTSAQTSAEDMVKDAELAMHQAKRFGGDRIEPFRPAFRTVGTDRLQFESDLRRAIERREFTLAYQPIVRLEDGSVAGFEALLRWDHPRRGMIPPADFIPVAESCGLIVQLGLFAMQQAAEDLAGWQKQIGDAPLSVSVNLSSRQLIRRDLVSDVRSVIARANLKPRCFRLELTESLVMDNPEQTAHVLTKLKQLGIGLSLDDFGTGYSSLAYLTRFPFDTIKIDKSFVDDSTPKRAVLLKSMVNMAHELGLSVVAEGISDESDALELRQMGCEYVQSFMFGAPMPGDQVLKTLKEQYPLTQA, translated from the coding sequence TTGACGAATTTCCTGCGAAACGGGCCGCTCTTCGCCCTTATCCTGGCGGCAATCGTCACGCTCTGCGCGGCGTCCTCGGCCTTCGCCGTCGAACCGATCAAGATTGCCCGCGACGACGTGGCGCTCGACCTTTCGGGCGCTGTCGAGATCTATCGAAACCAGGGCGACAATTTCCAGGTGTCGACCGCGCCTGGACCCGATGGCATCGTGCGGCGCATCGAGGTCGAGGCAAAAGACGCGCGCTCGACCGGCGACTGGGCGGTGTTCGCGCTGGCCAACACCACCGACCAGCAGCTCGACAGGTTGATCGTCGCCCCGCATTTCCGCCTGGTGAATTCCGGCATCTTCTGGCCCGACCTCGGTTCGACGCGCCTGGCGGCGATCACGCCCAGCGAGGGCTTCGCGCTCGACCGTCAGACCAGCCCGGACGCCGACGTTTTCCGCGTCACGCTGAACCCCGGCACGGTCATCACCTTCATCGCGGAACTCGCGTCGCCGAAACTGCCGCAGGTCTATCTGTGGGATCCTGAATCCTACAAGGACTCGGTCAATTCCTACACGCTGTTTCGCGGCATCGTCATCGGTATCGCCGGCCTGCTGGCGCTGTTCCTGACCATTCTTTTCGTCGTCAAGGGAACGTCGATGTTCCCGGCGACCGCCGCACTTTCCTGGGCGGTTCTGGCCTACATCTGCGTCGATTTCGGGTTCCTCAACAAGATCATCGAAATATCGCCCGGCAACGAGCAGATGTGGCGAGCGGGGACCGAGGTGGCGCTTGCGGCAACCTTCGTCGTCTTCCTCTTCACCTACCTCAACCTCAACCGATGGCATGGCCATTTCAGCTACGGCGCGCTGGTCTGGATACTCGGGCTTGTGCTGATTGCCGGTGTCGCCATTGTCGATCCGGCGGTCGCGGCTGGCATCGCCAGATTGTCCTTTGCCGCCACGGCGCTGACCGGGCTCGGGCTCATCATCTTTCTCGGTGTACGCGGCTATGACCGCGCCATCATGCTGGTGCCCAGTTGGGTCATGGTGCTGTTGTGGCTGTGCGGATCGTGGATGGCGATCACCGGCATGCTCGACAATGACATCGCCCAGCCGGCGCTGGGAGGTGGGTTGATCCTGATCATCCTGCTGATCGGCTTCACGGTCATGCAGCATGCCTTTGCCGGGGGCGCACTGCACCAGGGCCTGTTTTCCGATCTCGAACGGCAGGCGCTGGCCGTCGCCGGGTCGGGCGACACGGTGTGGGACTGGGACGTGCTGCGCGACCGCGTGGTCACCAAACCGGATGTCAGCATCCAGCTTGGCCTGGCGCCCAACAGCCTTGGCGGCGCCGCCCGCAACTGGCTGCCGGTGCTGCATGCCGATGACCGCGACACCTTCCGCACAACGCTCGACGTGGTGCTGGAACATCGGCGCGGCCGGGTGTCGCAGAACTTCCGCCTGCGCGGCGCCGACGGGCACTATCACTGGTTTTCGCTACGCGCACGACCGGTGATCGGATCGGATGGCGAGGTCATTCGCTGCGTCGGCACGATGATCGACGTCACCGAGCAGAAAAAGTCCGAGGAGCGGCTGCTGCACGACGCCGTGCATGACAACCTGACCGGCCTGCCCAATCGCGAATTGTACATGAACCGGCTGGAAGCCATCATCTCGATCGCGCGGACAGAAGAAAAGGTGCGCCCCACCGTCTTCGTCATAGACATCGACCGCTTCAAGCAGGTCAATGACGGCCTGGGCATCTCGGCCGGCGACACCATCCTGCTTACCATCGCGCGCCGCCTGCACCGACTGCTCAAGCCGAAGGATTCGCTGTCGCGCTTTGCCGGCGACCAGTTCGCGCTGATGCTGCTTTCCGAACAGGACCCGGCCCGCATCGCGGGCATCGCGGACGCGATCAAGCATGCGATCAACAACCCCATCACCTTCGCCAAGCGCGAGATCGTGCTCACCGCGTCGATCGGTTTGATCACCTGGACCTCCGCGCAGACCTCCGCCGAGGACATGGTCAAGGACGCCGAGCTTGCCATGCATCAGGCCAAGCGTTTTGGCGGCGACAGGATCGAGCCGTTCCGGCCCGCCTTCCGCACCGTGGGAACCGACCGTCTGCAGTTCGAATCCGATCTGCGCCGCGCCATCGAGCGGCGCGAATTCACGCTCGCCTACCAGCCGATCGTGCGGCTGGAGGATGGCAGTGTCGCCGGTTTCGAGGCGCTGCTGCGCTGGGACCACCCGCGCCGTGGCATGATCCCGCCGGCCGATTTCATCCCCGTCGCGGAAAGCTGCGGCCTGATCGTGCAGCTCGGCCTTTTCGCCATGCAGCAGGCCGCCGAGGATCTGGCAGGCTGGCAGAAGCAAATCGGCGACGCGCCGCTGTCGGTTTCGGTCAACCTGTCCAGCCGCCAGCTGATCCGACGCGATCTGGTCAGCGACGTCCGTTCGGTGATCGCACGGGCCAATCTGAAGCCGCGTTGCTTCCGGCTCGAGCTGACCGAATCACTGGTGATGGACAATCCCGAGCAGACCGCCCATGTGCTGACCAAGCTGAAACAGTTGGGCATCGGCCTGTCGCTGGACGATTTCGGCACCGGCTATTCGTCGCTTGCCTATCTGACGCGGTTCCCGTTCGACACGATCAAGATCGACAAGAGCTTTGTCGACGACAGCACGCCGAAGCGCGCGGTGCTGCTCAAATCCATGGTCAACATGGCGCATGAGCTTGGCCTTTCGGTCGTGGCCGAAGGCATTTCGGACGAAAGCGATGCCCTGGAATTGCGGCAGATGGGCTGCGAATATGTGCAGAGCTTCATGTTCGGCGCACCGATGCCCGGCGATCAGGTGCTGAAGACGCTGAAGGAGCAATATCCGCTTACTCAGGCGTGA